The genomic segment GTGAAGGGCAAGGGGAATGGAGCTACATGACAGGTGAGGGACATAAAAGAGACCTTAAAGGAGGCTGAGGGAGGACCGGAGCACAGACTCTTGAACACAGAGGAGGTCTGGATGTACAATAAGGACTGGGACTacatctatgatgatgatgacccctGGATAAGGTCCCTCGGAGACAAGCCAGCTTAGCCTGAGGATGCCCGCACACCCCTCGGCTTCGCACCTCAATGCTTTGTCCATCCTCAGCAGCCTCCACCAGGCCAAGCTGGCCCAACTCCTACCCAAAGGTGATGCTGGAGGTGAGAAAAGTAAAAGGAGTGGTAGCAGCACCTCCCGCTGCAAGAGCAGCAGCCAGTACCTGGCAGACTCAGGCCCTGTCCAGACGGTGGGCTTAGAAGCCTCCACCTCTTCCAAGCCCCCACCTTCGGACCACGGTGGAGGCCTCATCTGAAAGACATCGAGGACATCAAGGCTCCCCCCGTGGCTCAGGCTTCCGAGCAGACTGACTCAGCAGGGGCAAGTGCCATCAGCTTTGCCCTTGAAAAGATCTGCAGGAGTGGCGTGAGCCCCCTGAACCtctcatttcccctcccccagttcCAATGAATCTGTAGCGGAGCATAAGCCCTGGCAGCTGACTTAGGAGATCATTGCTAGTACTGTGACAGTTAGTTTGCAATAATTCAATGCAGAACCGTGATGAAATTAAACAGATTATTCCCATTCTCTGCTAAACCATGAAACATCTGAGATGACCTTGAGTCATCCCCTTTGCACAAGTCAGCTCCTAAATGTCTCTTGGCATCTTAAGGCCAACTTTCaaatgttagtcccaactagagtagacccattcaacCAATGAAAGTTGTGTAAGTGTTGACTTAGCTCATTCCCATCGATTTAGCGGACCTACTGTATTGGAGGTTAACAACTGGGTTCAGGCCAAACAAATAGCATTATGTATAAAATATAAACATGCTCAGGGCTGCTGTAGATCTTAACTGAAGCCAACTAAAACATGTTCATCTTTCAATAAGGAGGCACAACACTCACCCTCAACAGACTAATATAGCTGGGGAAATATGGCATTTAAAATGTCTTCAAACTTAATAAAGCAAGAGAAGCAGTAGTAGTTCTTCCCACAAGCAATGGATTACACTAGTTCTGATGTTGCCTGCAAATCTGTAGCAGCCAAACAGTTCAGTTCTGTGTCAGAGAGGTTTGtttgcctcctttctccccccctctgtgtgtgtgtgtgtgtgtgtgtgtgtgtgtgtgtgtgtgtgtgtgtgtgtgtgtgtgtgtgtacacgcgtATGCATAAGACTGGGGAGGGGCATAGCCTCTGGTTAGCCCCTCCTGGGCTGTTGATAACACATGCATGCACTGGACATCCCCCGAAACAGAGGCTAAACACACTTGCTATTTTCTCGCAGAGCTCCCTGCCTTCTTCACTGACAACGGTAAGTGGAAACAAGAGGGAAGATGTTCAGTCTTGGGAATACTTCCGTTAGTTGAGGGATTCTAGCTGTGCAGTCTGCTTTGGTGCTGCAGCAAGGAAAAGAATTGGTTTGTTACTGAATCACCCTTTCAGTGACTTCTTGCCAATATGCATCAGCAGCTTGCCAATGTTGAGTAGCAGTACCAAATTGGAAAgagcttttcccccctctccccaaccCCAAGAAGTGTGAAAACAAAGTctagaaaacagaagaaagcattatgacaatgtttttgtggaaggtgtgtgtgggggggggagaaggaaactaTGGTAATAGCAGACAACATGTACAAGGACTGTTGCTGCCGACACTTTTTATTCCTGATCTTTTCAGCAAGAAATCTGCTAGAAAAATCAGGTGGAGCTTGTGTTTCTTAAGAAAAATATGGTTGGGGCATTTCCTCTGATCACATGGGAGGAGAAATGATGTAGAACACAGACATGGGGTGTCTTaaatactttaattttaaaagaaggaaacaatttaaaattcatttttaagttttctatttttttattttaaaagaatgactGTCTTTATGCAAATCAAAAGATGCAACTATTTTATCTGGCTAAGGCTTAGTTAAATGCCACTGGTGTAACAGGTAAGGATATCCTTGGTTGTAATTAATGCAAAGTACCTAGTCTTTGGCTATGCTCTTCAACTCTAAGTACTTGCTTTCTCTAAAGGAGAGGGTGAATTCATCCTGTATGGGCACTGCACCCTGGGAAGGATCATGCATTCATTtaagaacagagcttggaaatattacttttgtttgtttgtttgtttgttttagtacaAGAGGAAGCATCTTTCTGTTAAGATGGGTTCCTGGGAAGCAGAATCCCTAGAGCTGATTTCAAAGCTCTGATTAAGAACTTGTGTGTATTATGCATTCAACTCTGAACAGGGCTATTGTGGCCGTAACATGGCCTTCaaaataagtaagatatttaaggagtgcttttactgTCACCCCTTTCCCCTTTAGTTTCCATGACCAAAAGGGGATTCAAACACGGGTCTCTTGAGTCTTTATCTATTAGATCACATTGGCCACGTTGCTGAGGGAGGGTCAACATTTATACAACAAATAACCTGCCATGAAAAGCATAAATGCATCAAGTGTTGATTGTATGTGATTATCACTACAAATcagcttattttgttttgtaattgatcTTCAGGAAATAAGCATTCTCAGATAGGAAAGACTGCCTTGGTCAGGTCTTTTGAATACTAACATAATTTCATCTCTGTTGATGGGTTATCTATACATGTATAGATTAGCATTCCCTCTGTCCAATGCTGATCTTCTTCTGTCTCCATAGGACTTGGGAAATGTCCAAGGTCTCTTATCTGATGTTCTTGAATGACCCACGCCATCAGTTACACTGACTTCAGGAAATGAGGCTCCCTCAAACCCTTCCACTCACCCTTCTCTTCCTGAGCTGCCTGGAAAGCAGCACTGgcaggaaaagcaaagaaagtaATGAAAAAGCAAAACTTGCTTCTGCCTGGGCACAATCTGGGCAGTTCTCCACCCGGGACAAACACCTGTGCACTTGGCAGCTGATCACCAAGGAAGCAGCCACTGAAATCGAGCTTAGCTGCCACCTGCCTGAAGAGGACATCAACCAGGGCCAGCAGTGTGTCTATCGGGGCCAGCCAGAGTTATGCTCTGCCTACAGCTCCAAAGGTCGTCAGTTCTGGAAGCAGATCCTGGGCAAGCTACGCAAGAAGCACCACCCCTGCCGGGACAGCAGCCCGCTCAAATCCCGGCTTTGTAGTGGCAAGAAGGGGGGATCTGAAGCACAGCTACACCTGGTCACTGCCACTCCCAGCACAGAAGCCCCAGTGGCTACTGCGAGTCCTGCTAAAGTGAAACCCAAAGGGAAGGCCCGGGCCAAGGACCCACCAGCAGTGGAGAAAGCGGCCAGGGATCAGGTGCTGCCCCATCCAGGAAAGACACATCCTCCAGAGAAGCGGAacaaaggagggaagagaaaaggaaactcCAGTTCCTCCATGGCCCCAACCCAACCACCAAATTGGCACTCTACAGCAGCCCTGGAAGGCACCGAGCAGCCCACCGAGCTCAATGCTGACGTGGTAGAGGCCTACTGTGAGGAGAAGTGGCATTCACTGTGTAACTTCTTTGTGAATTTCTGGAACGGCTGAACTGGAAACAACAGGGGAAGAAAGAGGAgcaaacagagcttggaaaagtgaacCTTTTTATTTTGGACGACAAGAATACCATGTAGTGGTCTTGTACAGTTATGCAAGTAGTAGTTGTCATAGAACCCCAATATAGTAGTCATGTTGCCTGGGGTATTCTGCTAGCTGTAGTCCCAGAAAGTAAGTTTGCGAAGCTGGggtgcaggggagggagggaaaagggaaagcacTG from the Pogona vitticeps strain Pit_001003342236 chromosome 3, PviZW2.1, whole genome shotgun sequence genome contains:
- the FGFBP3 gene encoding fibroblast growth factor-binding protein 3, encoding MRLPQTLPLTLLFLSCLESSTGRKSKESNEKAKLASAWAQSGQFSTRDKHLCTWQLITKEAATEIELSCHLPEEDINQGQQCVYRGQPELCSAYSSKGRQFWKQILGKLRKKHHPCRDSSPLKSRLCSGKKGGSEAQLHLVTATPSTEAPVATASPAKVKPKGKARAKDPPAVEKAARDQVLPHPGKTHPPEKRNKGGKRKGNSSSSMAPTQPPNWHSTAALEGTEQPTELNADVVEAYCEEKWHSLCNFFVNFWNG